Within the Nicotiana tabacum cultivar K326 chromosome 11, ASM71507v2, whole genome shotgun sequence genome, the region AGGATAAGGCAGCTAAGCAAGCCCAAGCTCTTGAAACCGAAAGTGGACACTGCTATGATTTACTGGCGAATGGAAGTAGAAATACAGCAGCTACAGAGACAACATCTTCAGGATTCTCAGGTTTTGGAGGCCCGTAATGATCAGATAAGgcgcttgctcatagaaaaagGTCGAACCAGGAATAAGATTGAGactattgcccatgccatcatcaagAGATGTCGActgtgtgaagacatgacccgcaccACCTTCTTTTCAACCataatgatttatgtcaagcGGACAATGTATGaactggagcaacttgaaagggatctcgcacctaatcccgcggcgaggccgaacgatgccccgcgggcacccatttttaaagctttaatgtACTCATAGTTCGAGTTTGTATTTTCATTTTAGAGTCTGTTGTTTGTTTGTTGGCTTCCTTTTCGCATCAGTAGTTTTTGAGTCTATTAGTTCCCTTTTcaaaaatgtttagtttgtaatataATGTTTTAgtattgaaaattgaaaattcccaaaaattgttctttatttttcgcatttaattttcacgaactacgcttggtctgattcttGCGGGGTcgcgatacgtaggcaatcctcatcggattcgacCGTAACCGTAAAGAGAAGAGCAAAAAGagggaagaaaataaaggaaaaacaaaagaaacaaaagagcggaagaaaaatcaaaggaaaaaccatggcaaaagaaaaagggaaagcagaaaatgaagaaaactgaGGGAAAAACAAAGTgggagaaaacaaaagaaagctgggatgacgcatgcaaccgtgCAAAACACGTAGAAATCCATTTAATTAtgtaggtgcatcacaccccaatgtgagattacctatctgttatttgtccCAAACTAACCGTTTCTCAATCTCACGTCACAGCCAGGTTTATAGAaacaggtggttggttttgtggtaaacTGGCTTCGCACCATTACTTTACCAGATTTAAAGGTAGTACAGAAATGTCGTCAGAAATGACCCTACCAACAATCCCTATTTCGGAAGATAGCCCACTCTTAGGCGTCCCGGCCTTAGAGTCCGCAGTGGCCGAAGAAAACAGAATCTTACGTCTGAGGGTAATGGAGATGTGGGATGCATGGACAAATGGAAAATAACCCCCGAGTGTCATCCCTGGATTTCCCGAGTTGTTCCCAAGACCAACGGGTACCTTTAACATTCCCATCAGCCACCCGAACATCCCTCTAGGACAACCTACTATATCCGCTCATTTCGTAGGAGCAACTTCTGAGGTCCGGCCCCAGGCATTCATACTCGGGACAACTCCAAACATTTTCACTGCTCCACCATCTTCTGCTACAACATAGCCCGCAGTCCCAAGGCCTATGTTTGATCCATCAGCCTTCACTTATCAAACTCCTACTTACCAGCCAGAAATTTCTCCATACTCCGCATATGCTTACCCTCAGCCACCACCATATGAGTTTACATCGGGGCAAGACAAAACCCCTAAAGCCCCAGAGCAAGATGAGATGGCCAGGAGAATGAGGAGCCTTGAACAGAGCTTAAAGAACATGCAAGGTTTAAGCGGGCCAAAGAGTGTCTCTTATACAGATTTGTGTATGTTTCCGCATGTACACTTGCCGTCAGGgttcaaaacaccaaaatttgaaaagtatgacgggcacgACGACCCCATTGCTCATTTGAAGAAGTATTGCAATCAGTTACGGGGGGCCAGtggcaaagaagaattgttgatggcatattttggggaaagcttaaTCGGCATAGCTTCagagtggtatatggatcaggacatatctcgatggcaCATTTGGACGTTCTTGCCAGAGATTTTGTTCGACAATTTCAGTACAACATAGACATTGCACCGGATAGGAATTCTTTGACAAATCTAAGGAAAAAGCCCTCAGAAAGCTTAAGAGAATATGCCATTAAGTGGCGCGAACAAGCATCAAGAGTGAATCCTCAAATGGATGAGGTAGAGATGGTCACTGTCTTCTTGCAAgcccaagagcctgattacttccagaatatgatgtcgGCCATAGGAAAGCCTTTCGCAGAGGCAATTAAAATCTgggaaatggtagaaaatggtttaaaaacggGTAGAATCTTGAGCCAGTCGGCCATAAGAGCGacctcccaagccatccaaggcgggtctggaggaatgtccaaagggaaaaggaaagaagaaacgGTCATGGCAGCGTCAGGAGGAAGGAGATACCAGGATCATAGACCGGTGTTCTCCGAAAGAATACCTCAACACTATTATCCTCACAATGATATGGCCTACGCTCCCTCACCTTATGCGGTCATGAATTCTCAACCTTTTGGCCGACCGCAACCACAAGCCAACCGAAATTCACCTCCATTCCAAAGAAACCAACCTCCTTACCAGAACCAATATAATCCCCGACCACTACAAAATAACTTTCGCCCCCGGGAACCATCCAGGAGTCCCAACTTtacaccaatcggtgaaccctacTCCACCATGttccctaagcttgtccagaTGGATCTGCTGCAGCCTATTCCCCAAAACAGGCAGAATCCGGAATCTCCAGCTTACCAACGAGGTGTCCACTGTGCTTATCATTCAGGAGCTGAGGGGCATAGTACTGATAACTGCTGGACCTTGAATAaagcagtggaaaatttgattgaacaaggaaaaatagtgtTGAGGGACGAAGAAGCCCCGAATGTGACCAATAATCCATTGCCCACACATAACAATGGGTCGGTAATCGGGATGAtctgtgaagacaaagagttcgatcccaccttgaaagccataattgctattgctgATGCAGAAAGAAAGCCTAAAGCAACCCCGAAGCAGGAGAAAGGGGGAAAGAAGACTAAAACTGTCAAGATTGAACTCGAAAAGAAGGTTGAAACAAAAGCAGAGATGGCACCTCCGAAAAATATGGTTCTCTATATTCTGCGAGGTCGCCAAGAAAAGCCATTAATCGTGGGTATTCCAAAGAAATTTGAAGTGAAAAAGGGAACACCAACGTATGTGCCAAAAGgagcctatgtggtccgggggacgattaaACCGCCTCAGCTGAATGAGctagtggttatcggacgcgtgccacagaaGCCAATAACGGACCCGCCTGCGGTGCCATGGAATTATCAACAGACATTCGTTACAtacaaaggtaaagaaatcacggGAGAACTTCCGGGAAATACCGTCGCTAGGAAATATTCAGATGTACAAGAAGtgaacaatgccacacaaaaGCGCTTTCCATCCAAGAAGCCTGTAAGTGCTGAGGAGGCAGAGGCTTTCTTCCAGAAAATAAAGATGCCTGATTATGAAGTGGTGGATCAGTTACGCAAGTACCCTGAACAAGTGTCTATGCTATCTTTGTTAAAGAGATCTGCCGAGCATCAAAAGACCCTAGTGAAAACTCTGAATGAGGCGTATGTGCCTGCTGAGACTTCAGTTGAACAGCTTGAAAGAATGGCAGAAAGGTTCTTTGTTGTTAGTCAAATTTCCTTTAGTAAGAACGATTTGCCTCCAGAAGGATCGGCTCACAACAAAGCTTTACATCTGACTGTCAAGTGTGAAGGTTTTTATGTCAAGTGAGTAATGGTGGATGGGGGTTtgggtgttgacatttgtccacTCTCTACATTGCAGAGAATGGAAATCGGGACTGGAAAGATTCGTCCCAATAACATCTGTGTAAGAGCTTTTGATGGCATTAAGAGGGATACCTTCGGAGAGATAGATCTGGTATTAACCATAGGCCCGGTGGATTTCGAGGTGAccttccaagtgttggacatggaTACATCTTACAACTTCCTCCTAGGAAGAACTTGGATCCATGCCACGGGGGCTGTACCTTCCACCCTTCACCAAATGGTAAAGTTCGAGTATGAAGATCAGGAAATTATGGTCTACGGAGAAGACGAgcagtctatttatcgggacccatctatcCCATGTTTGGAGGCTAGGGAGGGAAGTGAACACATTGTTTATCAGGCTTTCAAAGTTGTAGTGGCAGATCAGTACGAAGAGAGGAgcccttgcccccaacctttcctATCTAATGCTTCGATCATGGTGGAAAAAGAGATGATCAAACATGGTTTCAAGCCGGGAAAAGGATTGGGAAAAGCTCTACAAGGAATATCAGAGCCAATAACCCTACCCACAACAGAAAAGTTTTTCGGGATAGGTTTCCACCCTACCCCAGAAGATGAAGATTGGGCAGATGAGAGGAAAATTGAAGGATGGGCCTTGCCACATCCATTGCCACATCTATATCAGACCTTTGTCAAGCCAAAATACAGCGAGAATGAAGATGGTGAGGCCTTCACGGCcgaagaaatcaaagatatatGTGGAGCTATGAGGCAAATGCTTTATGAAACCAACATTGTTCAGCTAGGGGAAGGTACTAGCACCACTGAGGTGCTCTACATGGGACCAGATGGTAAACTTCAAAATTGGAAGGTTACGCCATTCCCGATCAGGCGGGAGTCCGGGTAGACTTGTCCTACCACTTTTCCTGCATCACGCGTTATCCCAGGGTGTGGCTCGGATGTTTGTTCTTTAGGTTTTCTGTCTTTAAATTCCTgaatgtaaaccctgttatcttcccaatcccaagaaatgaaatcaatatttcatcgttcattctctttattctttctgatttttcctatttttctcttttatttcttcttttcagttataataatgcggctttaaataatatgacatgcttgcggacttcacgcccagatccaTACACGCTATCTAATTGTGAAATcatgaaccaagaaccggaatatgatgaagaagaggcttttagggaaataaatcgagaactggaacaatttgagaataaacctaagccgaaatTGAATGATATAGAACCAGTTAATTTGGGAACTTCTGAAGAAATTCGGGAaacaaaaataagcattcacactgatgAGAAAATGCGGGATGCAATAATTCAAC harbors:
- the LOC142166018 gene encoding uncharacterized protein LOC142166018 yields the protein MVDGGLGVDICPLSTLQRMEIGTGKIRPNNICVRAFDGIKRDTFGEIDLVLTIGPVDFEVTFQVLDMDTSYNFLLGRTWIHATGAVPSTLHQMVKFEYEDQEIMVYGEDEQSIYRDPSIPCLEAREGSEHIVYQAFKVVVADQYEERSPCPQPFLSNASIMVEKEMIKHGFKPGKGLGKALQGISEPITLPTTEKFFGIGFHPTPEDEDWADERKIEGWALPHPLPHLYQTFVKPKYSENEDGEAFTAEEIKDICGAMRQMLYETNIVQLGEGTSTTEVLYMGPDGKLMGFIVSRRGIELDLTKIKAIRDLPPPRTKKDVMSLLGRLNYISRFIAQLNTTCEPIFKLLKKDATIKWTSECQEAFDKVKEYLSNPPVLVPPEAGRPLFLYMSVLENSFGCVLRQHDITNKKERAIYYLSKKLDPLKYLFQKPMPTGRLAKWQIFLTEFDIVYITRMVMKAQALADYLAEKSVDKEYQPLSTYFLDEEHYPATARLRFFCTNNIAEYEACIMGMNMAIDQDVEDLLIMEDADLIIRQA